In a single window of the Bradyrhizobium erythrophlei genome:
- a CDS encoding ATP-binding protein, whose translation MVAKGDSLAELLDSLCRLVEAQAGGVLASILLVDGDHLRHGGGPSLPKAYTDAIDGTVIGPSAASCGTAAYRGEPVIVEDIATDPLWADYRGLALAHSLRACWSTPIFSSQGKVIATFAMYHREPRRPTRRDREIMDQITYLAGVTIQQNLAQEKLSRSEAYLAEAQKLTHTGIWVWDARTRRALYCSEEMFRIFGLDPQQDLPSRKNFRQRVHPEDRDWVDKRFERSIRERVDSFDEYRVLLPDGTVRHINSSGHPVFDEDGGLIEFVGTAVDVTERKGAELERRRLASLVEQAADLMAIADLSGGTPLYLNKAGMKMVGFDSWEEARSRRGIHYIFPADRQFVNDVLWPTVLEKGSWSGEICFRHFKTGDPIPVHYSAFRIDDPETGQPVNIGNVCRDITERKRAEAKARENDRRYREMQTELAHANRVAAMGQLTASIAHEVNQPLTGVITYGDACLRWLDGEVPRIDQARNAVEQMIGSARRASDVIARIRALSRKDALETAQLDINKAIDDVITLIREEINVHGVSLQLDLGASLPPVDGDRIQLQQVIMNLLMNGIQATSRVTGRPRELRIQTLEHGSDQIRVAVEDSGPGIEPENIDRVFKAFYTTKPDGIGMGLSICRSIVEAHGGRLWATANVPHGATFQFTLPVNADTAP comes from the coding sequence ATGGTGGCTAAAGGGGATTCGCTCGCTGAACTACTTGATAGCCTATGCCGCCTGGTGGAGGCACAAGCCGGCGGCGTCCTGGCGTCCATCTTATTGGTGGACGGCGATCACTTGCGGCATGGTGGCGGACCTAGCCTTCCAAAAGCCTATACCGATGCCATCGACGGCACGGTGATCGGACCATCAGCGGCTTCCTGCGGCACAGCCGCATACCGTGGCGAACCGGTGATCGTGGAGGACATCGCGACCGACCCGTTGTGGGCGGACTATCGCGGCTTGGCCTTAGCCCATTCGCTGCGCGCCTGCTGGTCCACACCGATTTTCTCGTCGCAGGGCAAAGTGATTGCGACGTTCGCGATGTATCATCGCGAGCCGCGCCGGCCGACCCGCCGCGATCGGGAGATCATGGACCAGATCACGTACCTGGCTGGTGTCACGATCCAACAGAACCTGGCACAGGAAAAGCTGTCGCGAAGCGAGGCTTATCTTGCCGAAGCGCAGAAGCTGACCCACACCGGCATTTGGGTTTGGGATGCCCGGACCCGAAGGGCGCTCTACTGCTCCGAGGAAATGTTCCGGATTTTCGGATTGGATCCGCAGCAGGACTTGCCGTCTCGCAAGAATTTTCGACAGCGGGTCCACCCCGAGGATCGCGATTGGGTGGACAAGAGATTTGAGAGATCGATCCGCGAAAGAGTAGATAGCTTCGACGAGTACCGGGTTCTGCTGCCTGACGGAACAGTCAGGCACATCAATTCCTCGGGCCATCCGGTTTTCGATGAAGACGGCGGGCTGATCGAGTTTGTTGGTACGGCTGTAGACGTGACAGAACGCAAAGGCGCCGAGCTCGAGCGCCGCCGCCTGGCGTCATTGGTCGAGCAGGCCGCCGACCTGATGGCGATTGCCGACCTCAGCGGAGGGACGCCGCTGTACCTGAACAAGGCCGGGATGAAAATGGTTGGATTCGACAGCTGGGAAGAAGCGAGGTCGAGGCGCGGAATTCACTACATTTTCCCCGCGGACCGTCAGTTCGTGAATGATGTGCTTTGGCCGACGGTGCTGGAGAAGGGGTCCTGGTCGGGAGAGATCTGTTTCCGCCATTTCAAGACCGGAGATCCGATCCCGGTGCACTATTCGGCCTTTCGGATCGACGATCCGGAGACCGGGCAGCCAGTGAACATCGGGAACGTGTGCCGCGATATCACCGAGCGCAAGCGGGCGGAAGCAAAAGCACGCGAAAACGACCGGCGTTACCGCGAGATGCAGACCGAGCTGGCGCATGCGAACCGCGTAGCGGCCATGGGCCAGCTCACGGCTTCGATCGCCCATGAAGTGAACCAGCCGCTGACCGGCGTCATCACGTACGGCGATGCATGCCTTCGATGGCTCGACGGCGAGGTGCCGCGCATTGACCAGGCACGCAACGCGGTCGAACAGATGATCGGCAGCGCGAGACGCGCCAGCGACGTGATTGCGCGCATCCGCGCGCTGTCCAGGAAGGACGCGCTTGAAACAGCGCAACTCGACATCAACAAAGCCATCGACGACGTCATCACGCTGATCCGCGAGGAAATCAACGTTCACGGCGTATCTCTGCAGCTCGACCTCGGGGCTTCGCTTCCACCCGTCGATGGCGACCGCATCCAGCTGCAGCAGGTTATCATGAATCTTCTGATGAACGGCATCCAGGCCACGAGTCGGGTGACAGGCCGTCCTCGCGAACTGCGGATACAAACGCTCGAGCACGGGTCCGATCAGATACGTGTCGCGGTGGAGGATTCCGGCCCCGGAATCGAGCCGGAAAATATCGACCGGGTGTTCAAAGCCTTCTACACGACCAAGCCGGACGGTATCGGCATGGGGCTGTCGATCTGCCGTTCAATCGTGGAAGCCCACGGGGGACGGTTGTGGGCCACGGCAAACGTGCCCCACGGTGCCACGTTTCAGTTCACCCTGCCGGTGAACGCAGACACTGCGCCGTGA
- a CDS encoding type II toxin-antitoxin system VapC family toxin, which yields MIVLDASMAISWLLNEPGFSASELNEVLATNRVTVPAHWPVEIGNALLMAVRRKRIDPGRLAQISAELARLDVAIEPPIEMDELFALIEFSENQGLTLYDAAYVHLSMTSHSTLATLDEAMRQAATRLRISILPI from the coding sequence TTGATCGTCCTTGACGCATCGATGGCCATTTCCTGGCTTCTGAACGAGCCAGGCTTTTCTGCTTCGGAATTGAACGAAGTACTCGCGACCAATCGGGTAACCGTGCCCGCGCACTGGCCGGTGGAAATCGGCAACGCTTTGTTGATGGCCGTTCGACGAAAAAGAATCGATCCCGGACGTCTTGCGCAGATTTCGGCTGAGCTTGCACGTCTGGATGTTGCGATCGAGCCGCCAATTGAGATGGACGAGCTTTTCGCTTTGATAGAGTTCTCCGAGAATCAGGGTTTGACGCTGTACGATGCTGCGTACGTTCATCTGTCCATGACGAGCCATTCGACCCTCGCGACACTCGACGAGGCGATGAGACAGGCAGCCACCCGGCTCCGCATCAGCATCTTGCCGATCTAA
- a CDS encoding type II toxin-antitoxin system Phd/YefM family antitoxin — protein MKHVAITEAKTQLNELVAEIESTGDDVVLTRDGVPVARLIRENKQSLSEELMPEQIEQRRKVVARLQQIAGELNVGATQDEIKGWINEGRH, from the coding sequence ATGAAGCATGTGGCCATTACAGAAGCGAAGACACAACTCAACGAGCTTGTAGCTGAGATCGAGTCGACGGGAGATGACGTGGTCCTCACCCGCGACGGTGTTCCCGTGGCGCGATTGATACGCGAGAACAAACAATCGCTGAGCGAGGAATTGATGCCGGAGCAAATAGAGCAGCGCCGGAAAGTTGTTGCGCGCCTCCAGCAAATTGCGGGCGAGTTGAATGTCGGTGCGACGCAGGACGAGATCAAAGGGTGGATCAATGAGGGGCGCCATTGA